The genomic stretch GACGCAGCCATGTGGGCATGGACAATCCGGTCATCCCGCTTGATGGAGAGGGACCGGCGCGCAGCGTGAAGCTCAACGACTTTCTGCTGGAAGCCCAGACGGTGACGATCGGCCGCTTTGCCGATTTCGTCGCCGCGACAGGCTATGTCAGCGAGGCGGAGCGTTTCGGCTGGTCGGCCGTTTTCGCCGGGCTCCTGCCCGCCGAGACCGAAGTTACGGGCAATGCGCCGTCAACGCCGTGGTGGGTGCGCGTCGACGGGGCCAGCTGGCGTCAGCCGGAAGGGCCGGGAAGCTCGGTCGAAGACAGGCTCGATCATCCCGTAACCCAGGTCTCGCATGCCGATGCTCTGGCCTTTGCCGAATGGGTCGGCGGCAGGCTGCCGAGCGAGGCCGAGTGGGAACGCGCCGCCCATGGCGGCGTGCGCGGCCGCAAGTTCACCTGGGGCGACGAGGAGCCGGACGACGAGACCGTTTTCTGCAACATATGGCAGGGAACCTTTCCCCATACCAACACCATGGCTGACGGCTATATGGCCACAGCGCCTGCGCGGTCCTTTGCGCCGAACGAGGGCGGGTTCTACAACATGGCCGGCAATGTGTGGGAATGGACGGCGGATCCCTTCCGCATCCGCTCGCTCTCGCGCCACGCCAAGAAACGAAATGCCGATGCGGCGGCCGCCGGCGAGAGGCTCCTGAAGGGCGGTTCCTTCCTTTGCCACATCTCCTATTGCTATCGCTACCGGATCGCAGCCCGCATGGCGCTCACGCCCGACAGCGCGGCCAGCAATGTCGGTTTTCGCGTGGCTTATGATGCCTGAACCTCAGGCTATGCCGGAGCCGGAGCGTTTCTTCGGCATGCGCTCGGGGTGGACGCCTGCCTGGGCCAGGGTTCGTTCCAGAAGCTGTTCATAGATCGGATGACCGCCGATCCACTGCGCCACGAGATTCGCCGTCAGGCAGGTGGCGATCAGCGGCAGCGTCATCGTGTAGGCGCCGGTGAGCTCCAGCGTCAGCGCCACGCCGACGATCGGCGCGCGCACCGATGCCGAGAACAGCCCGCCCATGGCGGCAATGCCGAAGGTAAGCGGCACGGCGGCGCCTTCGGGCAGGAGCCCCGCAAGCGCTGTGCCGAAGGCAAGCCCGATGCAGATGGCAAGCGCCAGCATCGGCGCGAAGATGCCGCCCGGCGTGCCGGCGGAATAGCTGGCAACCATGCTGACATAACGCAGCACCGCAAGCCCCAGCAGCGCGCCGAGCGCCAGGTTGTCGCGCGCCATCATCACGATCACGTTCTCGCCGCCGGTGACGGCGCGCGGAAACAGGATGAACAGCGCGCCGACGGCAAGGCCGATCAGCCCCGGCATCAGGTATGGCACGCGCCTGTGCATGGCCATGACGAAGTTGCTCACGCCCATGATTGCGGCGTTGAGGCTGACGCCGACGGCGCCGAGCACGCAGCCGAGGATGACAAAGGCTGGCAGCAGCGCCAGTGCCGGAGCGGGCACGGACATGGAAAAATCGGGCGCCGTGCCGCCGATGACTTCCGTCATGACGGTGGCGAAGAAGGCGGCGGCGATCACGCCCATATAGGTGCGGAAGGTATAGGGAAACTGGCTGTGCGTTTCCTCGACGATGAACAGCACGGCGGCAAGCGGGGCATTGAAGGCGCAGGCAAGGCCGGCAGCAGCACCCGCGCCGAGGAGCCCGCGCCGCTCCACATCGGAGACCTTGAAGAAGTCGGTGATCGCCGCCGAAATCGATGCGCCGATGTGAATGGTCGGACCTTCGCGGCCGAGCACCAGCCCCGAGGAAAGGGCCGCGATGCCGGTGAGATATTTGACGGGCAGGACCTTGCGCCAGTGCACGGTGCGCAGATTGCTCATCGCGCCCTCGATTTCCTGGACGCCGCTGCCG from Martelella sp. AD-3 encodes the following:
- a CDS encoding formylglycine-generating enzyme family protein, with amino-acid sequence MDDAVKGCCAVSRNAGEPVPAAAPAAAPSVAGERSNAIFIPGGRSHVGMDNPVIPLDGEGPARSVKLNDFLLEAQTVTIGRFADFVAATGYVSEAERFGWSAVFAGLLPAETEVTGNAPSTPWWVRVDGASWRQPEGPGSSVEDRLDHPVTQVSHADALAFAEWVGGRLPSEAEWERAAHGGVRGRKFTWGDEEPDDETVFCNIWQGTFPHTNTMADGYMATAPARSFAPNEGGFYNMAGNVWEWTADPFRIRSLSRHAKKRNADAAAAGERLLKGGSFLCHISYCYRYRIAARMALTPDSAASNVGFRVAYDA
- the clcA gene encoding H(+)/Cl(-) exchange transporter ClcA is translated as MSQLPDQPGDRRAEARFIVLAAAAGILTGTAGSFFHLIIDRLLIWPTVLSRHLDGAFLVGAAALVTMCLTVASVYVVRRYAPEAGGSGVQEIEGAMSNLRTVHWRKVLPVKYLTGIAALSSGLVLGREGPTIHIGASISAAITDFFKVSDVERRGLLGAGAAAGLACAFNAPLAAVLFIVEETHSQFPYTFRTYMGVIAAAFFATVMTEVIGGTAPDFSMSVPAPALALLPAFVILGCVLGAVGVSLNAAIMGVSNFVMAMHRRVPYLMPGLIGLAVGALFILFPRAVTGGENVIVMMARDNLALGALLGLAVLRYVSMVASYSAGTPGGIFAPMLALAICIGLAFGTALAGLLPEGAAVPLTFGIAAMGGLFSASVRAPIVGVALTLELTGAYTMTLPLIATCLTANLVAQWIGGHPIYEQLLERTLAQAGVHPERMPKKRSGSGIA